Below is a window of Chloroflexota bacterium DNA.
TTCCGCGTGGCCCGGTCTGCTTCATTCCGCGCGGGCCGGTCTGCTAGGCAGACCGGCGCCTGCCGCCTGGCATCCGATGCCGCGTCGGGGCCTCGGCCACTTCAGGCCGAGGTCCCGCCATCTGTCACGCCGACATGTCGCGCGGCGGCGTCCATCGCTCAGACCAACGCCCCACCCCGAAGGGGCCGCGAGGAGAACGGTGATGGCTGACGAATCAACACAACTGGCCGCCCGCCGCGTGCTGATCGGCGTCTCTGGCTCGATCGCCTCGGTGACGACGCCGCAGTCGATCCTCTACCTGCGTCACGAGCTCGGCCTTGACGTGCGCGTCGTGATGACCCGTCAGGCCGCCACGATGGTGACGCCACGAGCGCTCGCCGTTGCGTCCGGTGCGCCGGTGGCCCTCGACGACGCCGTCGACCCGGGCGGTCCGACCGTCACCCACATGGAGCTATCCCGCTGGGCCGACCTGATGCTGGTGCTGCCGGCCAGCGCGAACTCCCTGGCACGCGCCGCGCACGGCATCGCCGACGACTTGCTCACGACCTGCATCGTCGCGGCGTCCGGCCCCGTCATCTTCGTGCCGGGCATGAACGAGATCATGTGGAGGAAGCCCGCCGTTCAGCGCAATGTGGCGCAGCTTCGAGCGGATGGGTATGGCGTGATCGATCCGGTCGAGGGGCTTGCCGTCGCGAATGGCCGGCCGACCGTCGGCGCGATGCCTGAGATCGACGAGATCGTCGCCTGGATCGCGCGGTTCCTGGGGGAGCGCGAGTCGGGCCGCACCGAGTCAGCCGATCTGATGGCGGCTCCAACGCCGTTCGCACCGGCGGCGGCACCGGCGGCGACGACCGACCAGACACCGCCGCGGGCTCGGCAGACACAGCCGCAGGCCCGGGAGGTGGCGTGATGCGTCCGATGGCGTTGCTCCGTGTTGCCGCGCTGGCCGCTGCCCTGCTCGTCGTGCCCGCGGGCGCTGCTGCCTACGGCGAGGCCACCCACACCACCATCACCATCGAGCGCCGCATGGCAGCCGATGACTCGCCGCCGCTGGCCGATCTGTATCAGTCAGTGCTGTCCTTCGAGCCGGGTAGTTGGACGGCGCTGCACGCCCACACCGGCGGCAGCTACAACACGGTGCTGCGCGGGAGTGTCACCCTCCGCATCGGCGACACGGACCGGACGTTTGGTCCGGGCGAAGGCTGGTCCGACGAGCCGGGCGTCCTGCATGTGGCGGGCAACGTCGGCGACGTGCCCGCCGAGCTGATCGCCACAATGGTCGTGGAGCGGGGCATCCCACCGGCCCGCATCGTCGAGACCGACGAGGACACCGCCCCGCCGGTGCCGGACGCCCTGGCGATGACGAAGAGCCTGTCCGTCCTGCCGGCGGGGCCGCTGGACGTGCTGGAGCAGTCAGTTACGCTGGACCCGAGCGCGGAGGTCGCGCTGCCGATCCCGCAGGGGCCGCGTCTGGTGGGCGTGCTCGACGGCAGTCTGACCGTCACCATCGACGGCGTGGCCCATGCCTTTGAGGCGGGCGGCGGCTGGTCCGAGCCGATGGGGGCGTCCTATGCCTACGTCACCGGGGAGCAGGGCGTCCGCCTCGCGATGACGACCCTGATTCCGCGTCAGGCGTCGCTGACGGCCGGCCGGTAGCGCCGCCGCCGGGGGACGACAGCGATGCAGCGGCTCGGTGTGTGGCTCGCGGGTCTCCGCGCTGTCCGCCTGGATGGCCGGCACGGCATGGCGACCTTCAGCGTGATCTGGCTCGGACAGGTCGTCTCGATGGTCGGATCCGGCCTGACCGAGTTCGGCCTTGGCGTCTGGGTCTTCCAGCGGACCGGGGCTGCCACCGACTATGCGCTGATCGCGCTCTGCATCAGCCTGCCGCAGGTGCTGGTCGCGCCGCTGGCGGGCACCATCGTCGACCGCGCAGACCGCCGCCGCGTGATGCTGCTCGCCGACTGTGGCGCGGCGCTGAGCACCCTGGTCGTCGCGGCGCTCGCCTGGGGCGGTCAACTGCAGACATGGCACGTCTACGCAACCGTCCTGGCAACGTCGACCTGTGCCGCCCTCCAGTATCCCGCCTATGCCGCGCTGATGGCGCGGCTCGTTCCTACCAGGCACCTCGGCCGGGCGAACGGCATGGTCGAGATGGCATGGTCTGGCAGCCTGATCGTCGCGCCACTGCTCGCCGCCGCGCTGATCTCGTGGGTGTCGCTGCCGGGGCTGCTCCTGGTCGACCTGGCGACCTTCGGCGTGGGCGTGGCGACGCTGATGCTGGCGCGCATCCCGGGCGGCGCGCGGCCAGAGCCTGTGCAGGCCGCGTCCCACCATCGGGCCGGCCTGATGGCCGAGCTTCGTGAGGGCTGGGGCTTCATCGCGGAACGTCCGGGGCTGCGCGGCCTGCTGGTGTTCTCGACGCTCGTCAGTCTGAGCGCCGGCACGTTCAACGCCCTGTTCGCCCCGATGATCCTCAGCACGGAGTCCGCCTCGGTGCTGGGCGGACTGGCGTCGGCGGGCGGCTGCGGCATGCTGGCCGGCGGCCTCTTGCTGACCGCCTGGGGCGGGCCACGCCGCCGACTGCTCGGCGCGTGCGGCGCGAGCATCCTGCTCGGCCTCGCGATGGTGACCATCGGATGGCATCCGACCTGGATCGTGCTGGCGCTGGCCGTCGGCCTCTATTTCGGGACGTTGCCGTTCGTGAACGGCTGCGAACAGACGATCTGGCAGGCTGCGACGCCAGACGGATTGCAGGGGCGGGTGCTCTCCGTCCGGCGAGCGGTCGAGCATGGCGCGGCGATGCTGGCGTACCTTGCGGCCGGACCACTGGCCGACCGCGTGCTTGAGCCGTTGCTGGCTTCGTCTGGCACGCTCGCTTCGAGCGTTGGCGTCTGGATCGGGACCGGGCCGGGGCGCGGCATCGGGCTGCTGCTCGTGGTGATGGGGCTGCTTGCGGTAGCGACGGCGCTGGCGGCCGTGCGCTCGCGGCGGCTGCGCTCGTTGGAGGACGCAGGGGAGACGTCAGCCTCTCGCGTGGGCAGTCCGGTCCCGCAGCCTGAGTGCGTCGTGCAGCTAAACGCGTCGCTCAGCTGAACGTCGCGTTCCACAGCTCGATCACCGAGTCTGGCTTCGGCGTCCAGTTGAGGTTCTTGCGGGCCGCGTAGGTGTCTGGCAACTGATACAGGAAGATGTGGGTCGCGAGGTCGTTGGAGAGCTTGCCGACCTGCTTGTACAGCTCGGCCCGCTTCGCCGGGTCGATGGCCTCGCGGGCGGCCAGCACCGTCTTATCCAGCTCGTCGTCCTTGATGTACCCCTGGAACTGGCTTGAGACGAGGTTCGAGAAGGCGTACCCATCCACCTCGGGGTAGTCGCCGCGCCAGCCGCCGTACCAGATGCCGTCACGGCCCTTGTTGTTCGACCACTGCGCGAAGACGCCGTTCTCCATCGTCCGCACGCTGGCGTCGATCCCCACCGCCTTCAGGTAGCCGACGATAGCCTCGCTGGCGTCCTTGTCGTTCAAGGTGTTGTTGATGCGGGTCGTCAGCACCAGCTGCATGGTCGAGGCACCGGCCTCGGCCAGCAGCGCCCTGGCCTTGGCCGGATCGTACGGGTAGACCGGCAGGCTGGCGTCGTAGCCGAAGACCTCGGGCACGGCCAGGCTGTTGATGGTCTTGCCCATGCCGCCGAAGATGCCCTTGACGATCGCTTCGCGGTCCACGGCGTAGTTCAACGCCTGGCGGACCCGCTTGTCCTGGAGCGGCCCCGGCTGGATCGCGTTGATGCCGACGACGATGGCCCAGAGGCTCGGCTGGACGTAGGTCTTGGTGTCGCCAGCGTTGAGGGCGGCCATCTCCTGCGGGGGCGGGTTGATGATCAGGTCTACGCCGCCAGAGCGCAGCTCGGCCACGCGGGTGGCGTTCTCGGGGATCGGGCGGATGATGACCCGCTTGACCTTCGCCTTCTCGCCCCAGTAGTCCGGGTTCGCCTCCAGGGTGATGTGGTCGTCCTTCACCCACTCGACGAACTTGTACGGCCCCGTCCCAATCGGGTTCTTGGCGACCTCGGCGTCGCCCTTGTCCTGGACGTACTTCGGCGGGACCGGCATCGCCCCGAACCCGACCAGCGTGTACGGCAGCAGCGCGAACGGCTGGGCTGTGCTGAACACGACGGTGCTCGGGTCTGGCGCGTCCACCCTGGTGATCGCGGCGATCTTCGAGCGCGTCGGCGACTTCTGGTCCGGGTTCAGCGTCCGCTCGATGCTGAACTTGACGGCTGCCGAGTCGAACGGCTCGCCGTTGTGGAACGTGACGCCCTGCCGCAGCTTGAACGTCCAGCTCTTGCCGTCCGGGGAGACCTCCCAGGTCGTGGCGAGCATCGGCTGGAGCTTGCCCTGCGCGTCCAGGTACACCAGCGAGTCGAAGATGTGCATCAGCGTGGTGTTGTTCTGGATCAGCGAGTGCATCGGCGGGTCGAGCGAGATCGCATCCTGCGTCTGCGCGAAGATCAACGTGTCCTTCGTGGAGGCCGTGCCGGACGGCTTGGAGGCCGGCGCGGCGGCGGCGGCCGGCGAGGCTGCTGGAGACGCGGCAGCGGCCGGCGACGCCCCCACAGCGGGTGATGTCGCTGCCGCCGGGGAGGCCGCGGCGGCCGGGGATGGAGCGGCTGCCGCCGGAGAGGGTGCGGCCACCGAGGCCGGCTGGGCCGTCGCCACCGGCTTCTCGGTCGGCTTGGCGGCTGGCGCGGCGGCCGGCGGGGCCGAGCAGGCGGCCATCAGGCCGAGCGCCATGGTGCTCGCGCCGGCCAGGAAGTGTCGTCGATTGATTCGCTGCATGTGCTGTCTCCAGTTGAACTACGTCTCGCCGCGCTCGCGCCGCGCGAAGTGCGCCCGCGCCGCCGCCTGGATGCCTGGCTCGTCCACCCGCGTGAACGCGCCGTCTTCGTAGACCACCTCGCCGTTGACCATGACGAGCTGGACCTGCTCCGGGCGCGTCGCCCAGACCAGATCGGAGCGCACCCGCGCAGGGGTCAGCCCGCGCGGATGCTCCAGTGCGACCAGTTGGATGTCGGCCCGCTTGCCGACCTCCAGCGATCCCAGGTCGTCTTCGAGGCCGACAACCCTCGCCGCCTCGCGCGTTGCCATCGCCAGGGCGTCGCGCGCCGTCAGTTGGCGGGCGTTGTGGCTGGTCGCCCGCTGCAACAGCAGCGAGACCTTCATCTCTTCCCAGATGTTGAGCGTGTTGTTGCTGACGGTGCTGTCCGTCCCAAGGCCCACCGGCACGCCCTGCGCCCGGAACCGGGTCACCGGGGCGACGCCGCTCGCCAGCTTGCCGTTGCTGATCGGGCAGTGGGCCACGCTCGCGCCGCTGGCCGCCAGTATCGGGATCTCGTCCTCGGAGATCCAGACGGCGTGGTTGAGGATCGTTCGCCGGTCCAGCAGTCCGAGATCGTGGGCCAGCCGCAGCGGCGTCGTGCCGTGGCGCTGCTGGATGATGTCCATCTCGTCCTGGCACTCGGCGAGGTGGATGTCGAACAGCAGCCCGAGGCGGTCGGCCTCCTGCTTGACCTTGCGCAGCAAGCCAGGCGTACACGAGTACGGCGAGTGCGCGCCCAGGAAGTAGCGCGTCATCAGGGTGTCGTCCTGGGGCGCCTGGGCCATCGCGCGCTCGGTGTCCTGGACGATAACCGGCCAGTTGCCGGCCCCTGGCCGCAGCTCTTCGGAGTTGGCCATCGCGCCGCTCAGGCAGCGCTGCCCGATCTCCCGCGCGATCTTCGCGTAGAGGTACGGCTCGCGCCGGCCGCACTCCACGACGTAGGTGATGCCGCCCCGGACCATCTCGAACGCGCCGAGGTACGCCGAGTACACCGCGTCGTCGGGGTGCGGCGTGCGGACCCGCGCGCCATCCAGGAGCCAGGGAAACAGCTCCAGGTCGTCAGAGTCCGCCCGGTTGGCCGAGAGGGTGGCGTGAGCGTGGCAGTTGATGAACCCGGGCAGGGCGACCATGCCATGCGCGTCGATCACCCGGTCCACGAAGCGTCCAGCCAGGGCGTCGCCCGCGCCCACCTCCACGATCCGGCTATCCTCGATCAAGATCGCACCGTCGTGCACCATCGTTTCAGCAGCGTCGGAGACGTACACGAAGACGTTGGCGATCAGCGTCCGCATGGCCACCCCCTGGCAGCTACGTCCAAGATGACCTCACCACCTGACCCGCTCACCCGCCGCGCCCTCGGCTGACCGGGTCCAGCACGTCGCGCAGCCAGTCGCCCATCAGGTTGATCGACATCACCGTGATGGCGATGAACACGCCCGGCCAGGTGGCGATCCACCAGGCGGTTGTCAGGTACTCGCGGCCGTCCGCCACCATCCCACCCCAGGAGGGCGTGGGCGGCTGGACGCCCAGCCCCAGGAAGCTGAGGCTCGCCTCGCTGAGGATCGCCCGCGCGATCTCGAACGTCCCGATCACGATGGCCGAGGTCGAGACGTTCGGCAGGATGTGCCGTCGCAGCAGCAGCCCGTCCGACGCCCCGAGCGCCCGCGCCGCCAGGACGTAGTCGCGTCCACGGACGGCCAGCACCTCGCCGCGCACCACCCTGGCGTACATGATCCACGAGGTCAGCCCGAGCACCAGGATCACCTTGCTCAGCCCGGCCCCGAGCACCGACATGATCGAGATCGCCAGGATCAGGAACGGGATGCTCAACTGGAGGTCGGCCAGCCGCGTGATGATCGCGTCCACCTTCCGACCGTAGAAGCCGGCCAGCAGCCCGAGCAGCGTGCCGAGCGTCCCGCCGATGGCCATCGAGCAGATGCCGACCACCAGCGAGACCCGCGCGCCGAAGATCACCCGACTCAGGAGATCGCGGCCCAGGGCGTCGGTGCCGAGCAGGTAGAAACCGCCCTCGGCGGTGCTGGCCGGCGGCAGCGCCCGGACCGCCAGCGACGGCGCTTCGGCGTCGTGGGGGGCGACCAGCGGCGCGAGGATGCCAGCCAGGACGATCAGCCCCAGCACGCCGACGGCGAACGTCGG
It encodes the following:
- a CDS encoding cupin domain-containing protein, with amino-acid sequence MMRPMALLRVAALAAALLVVPAGAAAYGEATHTTITIERRMAADDSPPLADLYQSVLSFEPGSWTALHAHTGGSYNTVLRGSVTLRIGDTDRTFGPGEGWSDEPGVLHVAGNVGDVPAELIATMVVERGIPPARIVETDEDTAPPVPDALAMTKSLSVLPAGPLDVLEQSVTLDPSAEVALPIPQGPRLVGVLDGSLTVTIDGVAHAFEAGGGWSEPMGASYAYVTGEQGVRLAMTTLIPRQASLTAGR
- a CDS encoding MFS transporter is translated as MATFSVIWLGQVVSMVGSGLTEFGLGVWVFQRTGAATDYALIALCISLPQVLVAPLAGTIVDRADRRRVMLLADCGAALSTLVVAALAWGGQLQTWHVYATVLATSTCAALQYPAYAALMARLVPTRHLGRANGMVEMAWSGSLIVAPLLAAALISWVSLPGLLLVDLATFGVGVATLMLARIPGGARPEPVQAASHHRAGLMAELREGWGFIAERPGLRGLLVFSTLVSLSAGTFNALFAPMILSTESASVLGGLASAGGCGMLAGGLLLTAWGGPRRRLLGACGASILLGLAMVTIGWHPTWIVLALAVGLYFGTLPFVNGCEQTIWQAATPDGLQGRVLSVRRAVEHGAAMLAYLAAGPLADRVLEPLLASSGTLASSVGVWIGTGPGRGIGLLLVVMGLLAVATALAAVRSRRLRSLEDAGETSASRVGSPVPQPECVVQLNASLS
- a CDS encoding amidohydrolase, with the translated sequence MRTLIANVFVYVSDAAETMVHDGAILIEDSRIVEVGAGDALAGRFVDRVIDAHGMVALPGFINCHAHATLSANRADSDDLELFPWLLDGARVRTPHPDDAVYSAYLGAFEMVRGGITYVVECGRREPYLYAKIAREIGQRCLSGAMANSEELRPGAGNWPVIVQDTERAMAQAPQDDTLMTRYFLGAHSPYSCTPGLLRKVKQEADRLGLLFDIHLAECQDEMDIIQQRHGTTPLRLAHDLGLLDRRTILNHAVWISEDEIPILAASGASVAHCPISNGKLASGVAPVTRFRAQGVPVGLGTDSTVSNNTLNIWEEMKVSLLLQRATSHNARQLTARDALAMATREAARVVGLEDDLGSLEVGKRADIQLVALEHPRGLTPARVRSDLVWATRPEQVQLVMVNGEVVYEDGAFTRVDEPGIQAAARAHFARRERGET
- a CDS encoding ABC transporter permease — protein: MSSAATAATSAVVTPAEPARRPRRRPAPPTFAVGVLGLIVLAGILAPLVAPHDAEAPSLAVRALPPASTAEGGFYLLGTDALGRDLLSRVIFGARVSLVVGICSMAIGGTLGTLLGLLAGFYGRKVDAIITRLADLQLSIPFLILAISIMSVLGAGLSKVILVLGLTSWIMYARVVRGEVLAVRGRDYVLAARALGASDGLLLRRHILPNVSTSAIVIGTFEIARAILSEASLSFLGLGVQPPTPSWGGMVADGREYLTTAWWIATWPGVFIAITVMSINLMGDWLRDVLDPVSRGRGG